A single region of the Candidatus Neomarinimicrobiota bacterium genome encodes:
- a CDS encoding glycoside hydrolase family 36 protein yields LAVGHLELVPKLISLPVAMPDRREATVAVSYNKPTTLPPGESLTTLRTFVMVHRGDHFQPLSEYRRFMIRQGVKFRRAPETAFEPIWCAWGYRRDFTMDQIYGTLPMVKQLGYKWAVLDDGWQTAEGDWYLVDTKFPNGDADMIKLVDRIHAEGLRAKLWWAPLAVDPGTNLIEKHPDYLLLNEDGSTQDISWWDSYYLCPAFPEVLDYTKELVIKMIKTWGYDGLKIDGQHLNGVPPCYNPAHNHAYPEESVEQLPDFFKLIYETALSIKPEAVVEICPCGTAYNFFMLPYMNQAVSSDPLSSWQIRLKGKTLRALSGNDVAYYGDHVELSDGGTDFASTVGIGGVIGTKFTWPVGAKADSEHDLTPVRVEEWDKWGRIYREKMLSQGTYRGELYDLGFDRPEAHAILKGNNMYYAFYASTWDGEVELRGLEGRSYRVYDYVNGQELGRIKGPSGRLKVAFEAYLLMEATPE; encoded by the coding sequence ATTAGCAGTGGGACACCTGGAGCTGGTCCCCAAGTTGATATCGCTGCCAGTAGCCATGCCAGACCGTCGGGAAGCTACCGTAGCGGTCTCTTATAACAAGCCGACCACCCTGCCTCCGGGCGAGAGCCTGACCACCCTCCGCACCTTTGTGATGGTTCACCGTGGTGATCATTTCCAGCCCCTGTCCGAGTATCGGCGGTTCATGATCCGGCAGGGGGTTAAATTCCGCAGGGCCCCGGAAACCGCATTCGAACCCATCTGGTGCGCCTGGGGTTACCGACGGGATTTCACCATGGACCAGATCTACGGCACTCTGCCCATGGTCAAGCAGCTAGGCTACAAATGGGCAGTGTTGGATGATGGCTGGCAAACGGCCGAGGGCGATTGGTATCTGGTAGACACCAAGTTCCCCAACGGCGATGCTGACATGATCAAGTTAGTCGACAGAATCCACGCGGAAGGATTAAGAGCCAAGCTGTGGTGGGCCCCCCTGGCCGTGGATCCCGGCACCAATCTCATCGAGAAGCATCCCGACTATCTCCTCCTCAATGAAGACGGATCCACCCAGGACATCAGTTGGTGGGACTCCTACTACCTCTGTCCTGCCTTTCCAGAAGTGCTGGACTACACCAAAGAGCTGGTGATTAAGATGATCAAAACATGGGGCTATGACGGTTTAAAGATCGATGGACAACATCTCAACGGTGTGCCACCCTGCTATAATCCGGCTCATAACCATGCCTACCCTGAGGAGTCCGTTGAGCAACTACCCGATTTCTTCAAGCTGATTTATGAGACCGCACTCAGCATCAAACCGGAAGCAGTTGTAGAAATCTGTCCCTGTGGAACGGCCTATAACTTCTTTATGCTCCCATACATGAACCAGGCTGTATCTTCGGATCCGCTCAGTTCGTGGCAAATCAGACTCAAAGGCAAAACCCTCAGAGCCCTGTCGGGCAATGATGTGGCCTATTACGGCGACCATGTGGAACTCAGCGACGGCGGCACCGACTTCGCGTCAACTGTAGGCATCGGTGGGGTCATTGGCACCAAGTTCACCTGGCCGGTTGGGGCCAAGGCCGATTCTGAGCACGACCTTACCCCGGTGAGGGTGGAAGAATGGGATAAATGGGGACGTATCTACCGGGAGAAGATGCTCTCGCAGGGAACCTATCGGGGAGAGCTGTATGATCTCGGTTTCGACCGTCCCGAAGCCCATGCTATTCTCAAGGGCAACAATATGTACTACGCATTTTACGCCAGCACCTGGGACGGCGAAGTGGAGCTGCGAGGTCTGGAGGGACGGAGCTACCGCGTCTACGACTACGTCAATGGTCAGGAGCTGGGCCGGATCAAAGGCCCATCGGGGCGGCTCAAGGTAGCGTTTGAAGCCTATCTGCTCATGGAGGCCACGCCGGAATGA
- a CDS encoding carboxypeptidase regulatory-like domain-containing protein, which produces MTIKEFKWVVSPLLALLVVTTLCSPAFGGTTGKISGSVRDIETGEALPGANVVIVGTTLGAATDVTGDFFVINVPPGTYSVRVTMIGYAPETRTNVIVNVDRTTNINFRLRITVIPGEEVTAVAERPIIRPDLTASITEISGDDIELGPAENLQDQIRQQRGVLLGLSQLGTGGYRFSSVPSDELHLRGGRENETLFAVDGMTVNDPLWGGSDYAQNTSASSVTEMSTLAGTFNAEYGNAMSGVINVITREGTEKYQGHFSSYSDQLGVADWDQGTSQAEISLSGPIPLTGNKVTFFINAQTRATDGYLYGYIYPNWVDSRGEEVDTLGIPNGGTPKEISMDKKELLNGLVKLTWRVSPKIKISTFAAYSDSKEAFYDHWMKYNPEGSPYHYSTDLMLNLSMTHTLGARTFYDLGVSHQRKSRFLGVYDSWDDYMVVLEESDPTGNWSVSGEDWTWHHDDSEISGLRFALTSQVTKVHLLKTGVNYRKLALHRDSRNPNEVGMFYINYDRQPTEVAAFLQDKMEFSKIGMILNAGVRFDMWDADAPYWVDISDLAGMETKQATPKKTVSPRFGVSYPISDIGAFHFAYGHFYQFPSYTLVYQGQRELTNKEDYYYDNEDYDYEEGELYYPMTEMYDFRLANGDMEPEMTVAYEAGVQTKVTEDVSIDITAFYREMSNLVGERFVTEAAAGAGIKYSDNYDYGNSKGVEIVLNKRFSNYFSLRANYTFAKALITSSTPWTQIQVANPTYRTFIANWDRPHTFSFDLLIGEPGNWTVGLYGNFQSGLPYSIRVEPNTERMPWLGTLDVRASKSLHLLGFEESVFLRVLNLLDYSNIYSVYASSGKPDLPLGIERNARNLNIYDDPSNYGPGRQVRLGLSVDF; this is translated from the coding sequence ATGACTATTAAAGAGTTCAAATGGGTTGTCTCACCTTTGCTTGCTCTCTTGGTTGTCACCACCTTGTGCTCACCTGCGTTCGGTGGTACTACCGGTAAAATTTCCGGTTCAGTGAGAGATATCGAAACCGGAGAGGCACTCCCCGGTGCCAATGTGGTTATCGTCGGTACGACCTTGGGAGCGGCAACTGATGTGACCGGGGATTTCTTTGTCATAAACGTGCCCCCAGGAACTTATTCAGTACGAGTGACCATGATTGGCTACGCCCCTGAAACAAGGACGAATGTGATAGTCAACGTGGATCGTACTACTAATATCAATTTCCGTCTGAGGATCACCGTTATCCCGGGAGAGGAAGTCACTGCTGTAGCAGAAAGACCAATCATTCGCCCGGACCTTACGGCCAGTATAACCGAGATCTCGGGTGACGACATCGAATTGGGGCCGGCAGAAAATCTACAAGATCAGATTAGACAGCAGCGAGGAGTTCTTCTGGGTTTAAGTCAGCTCGGAACGGGTGGATACCGTTTTTCAAGTGTACCCAGCGATGAACTTCATCTTAGAGGTGGCCGTGAGAATGAGACCTTGTTCGCGGTTGATGGGATGACAGTCAATGACCCCCTGTGGGGTGGCTCCGACTATGCTCAGAATACATCAGCGAGCAGCGTCACTGAAATGAGCACCTTGGCCGGCACCTTTAATGCTGAGTATGGCAACGCAATGTCCGGGGTTATTAATGTTATAACGAGGGAAGGAACCGAAAAGTATCAGGGTCATTTTTCATCCTATTCTGATCAACTTGGTGTCGCCGATTGGGATCAAGGCACTTCGCAGGCTGAGATCAGCCTCAGTGGCCCCATACCATTGACGGGCAATAAAGTAACCTTTTTTATCAACGCTCAAACGCGAGCCACCGATGGTTATCTCTACGGTTACATCTATCCTAACTGGGTCGATTCGCGTGGCGAGGAAGTGGACACGTTAGGGATTCCAAACGGGGGGACCCCGAAGGAAATCTCGATGGATAAAAAAGAATTGTTAAATGGATTAGTCAAACTCACGTGGCGTGTTTCACCCAAGATCAAGATCAGCACATTTGCTGCCTATAGTGACTCCAAAGAGGCCTTTTACGATCACTGGATGAAGTATAATCCCGAAGGCAGTCCCTATCACTATTCCACAGATCTGATGCTAAATCTCAGTATGACCCATACGTTGGGTGCTCGCACTTTTTACGATCTGGGCGTTTCTCACCAGCGGAAAAGCCGTTTTCTGGGTGTTTATGATAGTTGGGACGACTATATGGTCGTCTTAGAGGAGAGCGATCCCACGGGCAATTGGAGTGTATCGGGCGAGGATTGGACCTGGCACCACGATGACTCGGAAATCTCCGGGCTCAGGTTTGCTCTAACCAGCCAGGTAACCAAAGTTCACCTCTTGAAAACCGGGGTCAACTATCGCAAACTGGCCTTGCACAGGGACAGCCGGAATCCCAATGAGGTGGGAATGTTCTACATTAACTATGATCGACAGCCCACTGAGGTTGCGGCTTTCCTGCAGGATAAAATGGAGTTCTCAAAAATCGGGATGATTTTAAATGCCGGCGTGCGATTTGATATGTGGGACGCCGACGCACCTTACTGGGTAGACATCAGCGATCTTGCCGGTATGGAAACGAAGCAGGCTACACCGAAGAAAACGGTCTCCCCACGATTCGGGGTCTCGTATCCTATATCGGATATCGGTGCCTTTCACTTCGCCTATGGGCATTTTTACCAGTTTCCATCCTATACCTTAGTATACCAGGGTCAGAGAGAACTCACGAACAAGGAAGATTATTATTATGATAACGAGGATTATGACTATGAAGAGGGTGAACTCTATTACCCCATGACGGAAATGTATGACTTTCGCCTAGCCAATGGAGACATGGAACCTGAAATGACCGTTGCCTACGAAGCGGGAGTACAAACCAAAGTCACCGAAGACGTCTCAATAGATATCACGGCGTTCTACCGAGAGATGTCCAATCTGGTGGGCGAAAGATTTGTGACCGAGGCTGCTGCGGGCGCTGGTATTAAATACAGTGACAATTATGACTACGGGAATTCAAAGGGGGTAGAAATCGTTCTCAACAAGAGATTCAGCAATTATTTCTCATTACGCGCCAATTACACCTTTGCCAAAGCCTTGATCACGAGCTCAACGCCATGGACGCAAATCCAGGTGGCCAACCCAACCTATCGAACCTTCATTGCTAATTGGGACCGTCCCCACACCTTTTCTTTCGATCTACTCATTGGAGAACCGGGGAATTGGACCGTAGGATTGTACGGCAATTTCCAGTCGGGACTGCCCTATTCGATCCGCGTGGAGCCCAATACCGAAAGAATGCCCTGGCTAGGCACCCTGGACGTGAGAGCCAGCAAGAGCCTCCATCTCCTCGGATTCGAAGAGTCTGTTTTTCTTAGAGTTCTCAACCTGCTGGACTACAGCAATATTTACAGCGTCTATGCCTCTAGCGGTAAACCGGACCTCCCTCTGGGAATAGAGCGTAATGCGCGGAATCTCAATATTTATGATGATCCCAGCAACTACGGCCCGGGAAGGCAGGTGAGGCTGGGGTTAAGTGTTGATTTTTAA
- a CDS encoding PorV/PorQ family protein, with amino-acid sequence MWALVVSTLAYGQETSQVGTSTANFLKIGVGSRAAALGDAFVAMANDASSLYWNPGGLGSIKQVEFLLQSNSWIADTDLHYLGLALPVGNVGTFGASVYSFTSGDIDETTLQQPEGTGRVVSASDIAIGASYARQLTDRFFAGMTVKYIGERLSRETASSFAVDIGSLFITNFLHEMRIGISLSNLGSRMLLSGPDMLVDHDLAPDLPTNKYADASLTTQDWDLPLIFRFGLATDIFRTGSSRLTTAFAVNDSRDFEQRYNVGAEYALTLFGGQQVFLRTGYKGNYDEEDLTAGGGLNIKLAGYNLGIDYAYAGAGRLGNTQRYSIQIIF; translated from the coding sequence ATGTGGGCCTTAGTCGTCAGCACTCTGGCCTATGGGCAAGAAACCTCACAAGTAGGGACCTCTACGGCCAATTTCCTGAAAATCGGAGTTGGCAGCCGAGCAGCGGCTCTAGGGGATGCCTTTGTGGCCATGGCTAATGATGCCAGTTCTCTATACTGGAACCCGGGAGGACTGGGTAGTATCAAGCAAGTCGAGTTTCTTTTACAGAGCAACTCTTGGATAGCGGATACTGATCTTCATTACCTCGGCCTAGCGCTACCGGTAGGGAATGTGGGCACTTTTGGGGCTAGCGTGTATAGTTTTACTTCGGGTGATATCGACGAGACGACATTACAGCAACCTGAAGGTACCGGAAGAGTCGTAAGTGCATCTGATATCGCCATTGGAGCCTCCTATGCCCGCCAGCTGACCGATAGATTTTTCGCTGGAATGACCGTGAAATATATAGGCGAGCGTCTGTCTCGTGAAACGGCCAGTTCCTTTGCAGTTGATATTGGGAGTCTGTTTATTACCAATTTCCTCCATGAGATGCGAATCGGAATATCGCTCTCAAACCTTGGCAGCAGGATGCTTCTTAGTGGACCAGATATGCTTGTTGATCACGATTTGGCCCCTGATCTGCCGACAAATAAATATGCCGATGCTTCCCTTACAACCCAGGATTGGGACTTACCCCTTATTTTTCGATTCGGACTGGCAACTGATATATTCAGGACCGGGAGCTCTCGTCTAACCACGGCTTTCGCTGTTAACGACTCCAGGGATTTCGAACAGCGTTACAATGTCGGCGCCGAATATGCGCTGACCTTATTTGGTGGCCAACAGGTATTTCTCCGGACAGGCTATAAAGGCAATTATGATGAGGAAGACTTAACTGCCGGCGGTGGACTAAATATAAAATTGGCTGGATATAATCTAGGTATCGATTATGCCTACGCCGGAGCGGGGCGCCTGGGCAATACACAGCGATATTCCATTCAAATCATATTCTAA
- a CDS encoding Ig-like domain-containing protein has product MVLAIISCTKEWPEAPTPTARPEVVSVSPEEWELMVPPGATISITFDAAMDLESIRSNSSVADADGNEVAGSWSLSGDTTVVFTPSSNLSQLSRYDVAIEGAFDDEQNWKGPGARDVYGNSLYEDYATHFTTEGNYGASPMYLSAGPNYGDQTTIGRIMDFEVETLEGFEGAQGIALSSDGSDLYVADRWGNAVMAVDAASFSISATIALEDTIEEPWIVGIKPDDSEAWILCRGTNHLVIIETENNTITQVLPLNSYCPDGGFLYCIQFNSDGSKVYVSTRLSKSVLRINTTTYAVEYEKVVDEVQHIQDFGISADDSKLYLGNTWGMEPSIVIVSATSDMATLGTIDLPDEWGDAKKMTTYGNYLYVGLRWMGIIYKIDMTTDEVVTYGTVGDEPDDTGLEGIAVDPTGEVIYAVAPDEEMIALFDTETLTRIGFIESGSWWHIVTQKP; this is encoded by the coding sequence ATGGTACTGGCAATTATAAGTTGTACTAAAGAATGGCCAGAGGCTCCTACGCCGACTGCCCGACCTGAAGTGGTATCCGTTAGTCCAGAGGAGTGGGAACTGATGGTACCTCCTGGAGCCACTATCTCTATAACCTTTGACGCAGCCATGGACTTAGAATCAATCAGGAGCAATTCTTCGGTAGCGGATGCCGACGGCAACGAGGTGGCTGGGAGTTGGAGCTTGAGTGGAGATACCACAGTAGTCTTTACCCCCTCCTCAAACCTGAGCCAGCTTTCCCGATATGACGTGGCGATTGAAGGCGCTTTTGACGATGAGCAGAATTGGAAGGGACCTGGCGCCCGGGATGTCTATGGCAACTCCTTATATGAGGATTATGCCACTCATTTCACCACCGAAGGCAACTACGGGGCGAGCCCCATGTATCTGTCCGCCGGCCCTAACTATGGCGACCAGACCACGATTGGCCGCATAATGGATTTCGAAGTCGAGACATTGGAGGGTTTCGAAGGTGCCCAGGGGATAGCTTTGAGCTCCGACGGAAGCGATCTTTATGTAGCCGATCGTTGGGGTAACGCCGTGATGGCAGTAGATGCAGCCAGCTTCAGTATCAGTGCCACCATTGCGCTTGAAGATACCATAGAGGAACCCTGGATTGTAGGGATCAAGCCGGACGACAGTGAGGCCTGGATTCTGTGTCGGGGCACCAACCATCTGGTCATCATTGAAACGGAGAACAACACGATCACCCAGGTGCTCCCCTTGAACAGCTATTGCCCCGATGGGGGATTCCTCTATTGCATTCAGTTCAACAGCGACGGCTCGAAAGTTTATGTCTCTACCCGTCTGTCGAAGTCTGTGCTAAGAATCAACACGACCACCTACGCGGTGGAGTATGAGAAAGTGGTTGATGAGGTGCAGCATATTCAGGATTTTGGAATCAGTGCTGATGATTCCAAACTCTATCTGGGCAATACCTGGGGGATGGAGCCATCGATCGTCATCGTAAGCGCCACATCCGATATGGCCACATTGGGAACCATCGATTTACCCGATGAGTGGGGTGATGCGAAGAAAATGACGACCTACGGTAACTATCTCTACGTAGGTTTGCGCTGGATGGGCATCATCTATAAGATTGACATGACGACTGATGAAGTGGTGACCTATGGAACGGTAGGCGATGAACCTGACGATACTGGTCTGGAGGGGATTGCCGTTGATCCCACTGGAGAGGTGATTTATGCCGTTGCTCCAGATGAAGAAATGATCGCCCTCTTTGATACTGAGACTCTCACTCGCATCGGCTTTATTGAATCAGGAAGTTGGTGGCATATCGTTACGCAGAAGCCATAG